The following coding sequences lie in one Rickettsiella endosymbiont of Rhagonycha lignosa genomic window:
- a CDS encoding F390 synthetase-related protein, with protein MLLTILKQYFKTRWDQRVITSQKRLEDYQNRRWKVFKKNVLPHSPFYREYIDKQLEEFPIINKSIMMSEFNSINTVGLNKESALEIALHAEETRDFSPTLNGITVGLSSGTSGQRGLFLVSPKERACWVGVLLAKIFPNLSFYQESIAFFLRANSNLYQSIANSSRLVFHYFDLTESLSSQYQQLMKIQPSILSAPATVLFELAQAKRQGFIDIQPHTIFSVAEVLEPVHQSFIESAFKVKVKQVYQCTEGFLGISNQYGSIQLNEENLIIEKEWIDEYRFIPIVTDLRRTSQPIIRYRLDDVLVRAQQSFSPFTEIRTIEGREGDICLGINRFTENTHPVFSDVIRQVLAKVRVELIDYQINQIEPLSFEIAVLALLSKEERKIIEQNLNSIFVKLNCKIPYWKWKKFERKKFYIKRQRISCQITWQGTRQ; from the coding sequence ATGCTATTGACTATTTTAAAACAATATTTCAAAACTCGGTGGGATCAGAGAGTTATAACCAGTCAAAAACGTTTAGAAGATTATCAGAATAGACGTTGGAAGGTTTTTAAAAAAAATGTATTGCCTCATTCTCCATTTTATAGAGAATATATTGATAAACAACTAGAAGAATTTCCAATTATAAATAAATCGATTATGATGTCTGAGTTTAATTCAATTAATACTGTAGGGTTGAATAAAGAAAGTGCCCTTGAAATTGCCTTACATGCAGAAGAAACGCGAGATTTTTCCCCCACCTTAAATGGAATAACGGTTGGCTTATCTTCAGGCACCTCTGGACAAAGAGGGTTATTTTTAGTAAGTCCCAAAGAGCGTGCTTGCTGGGTTGGAGTTTTACTTGCCAAAATATTCCCTAATTTATCTTTTTATCAAGAGTCAATTGCTTTTTTCCTGAGAGCTAATAGTAACCTCTATCAGTCAATAGCGAATTCATCGCGGTTAGTATTTCACTATTTTGATCTAACAGAAAGTTTATCATCGCAATATCAGCAACTAATGAAAATTCAGCCCTCAATTCTCTCAGCACCAGCTACTGTTTTATTCGAGTTAGCACAAGCTAAGCGACAAGGCTTTATAGATATACAACCCCATACTATTTTTTCAGTGGCGGAAGTGTTGGAACCTGTTCATCAAAGCTTTATTGAGTCCGCCTTTAAAGTAAAGGTAAAACAAGTCTATCAATGCACGGAAGGGTTTCTAGGAATTAGTAACCAATATGGGTCTATACAGCTGAATGAAGAAAATTTAATTATCGAAAAAGAATGGATAGATGAATATCGATTTATCCCTATCGTTACTGATTTAAGGAGAACGAGTCAGCCCATCATCCGATATAGATTGGATGACGTGTTAGTTAGGGCGCAACAATCGTTTTCACCCTTTACTGAAATCAGAACAATTGAGGGGCGTGAAGGTGATATTTGTCTTGGAATAAATAGATTCACTGAAAATACCCACCCTGTTTTTTCAGACGTTATCCGACAAGTATTGGCGAAAGTGCGTGTTGAATTAATAGATTATCAGATTAATCAGATAGAACCTCTTTCCTTTGAAATAGCTGTCTTGGCACTATTAAGTAAAGAGGAAAGAAAAATAATTGAGCAAAATTTAAATAGTATATTTGTTAAGTTAAATTGTAAAATTCCGTATTGGAAATGGAAAAAATTTGAAAGAAAAAAATTTTACATAAAACGCCAACGAATCAGCTGTCAAATTACTTGGCAGGGAACTAGACAATGA
- a CDS encoding ATP-grasp domain-containing protein, with protein sequence MRALHSQGHKVFSADSMRYPLGRFSKSIVKHVILPAPNRNPQVYFDSLVHVIQENKIEYLIPVCEEVFFISRFYTELSDFCHLFLDPLEKLSALHNKYKFTQLCQNCQIKVPFTCLLKSNEDKDLIPNENIVLKPIFSRFGSFVLIKPNAKQIRELSLHVPYVAQVFIPGIEYCCYAIAHQGKLLTHAIYHPKYTAGSSAGIYFEPKKLESIDKFLYEFIEKIKFTGQISFDFINASDGLYVIECNPRATSGLHLIANQVNWKKIFEGQPQEIEFFNKPKMLRLAMLLYGTKKIFSKNRKKFILDYSNATDVIQTSQDPWIELKLIFSFAEFFFKGIKLKKFFKNVTTDDIEWNGEEL encoded by the coding sequence ATGCGTGCTTTACATAGTCAGGGCCATAAAGTATTTAGCGCGGATTCAATGAGATATCCTTTAGGTCGGTTCTCAAAATCCATTGTAAAACATGTTATTTTACCTGCTCCTAACCGTAACCCACAAGTTTATTTTGATAGTTTAGTTCATGTCATACAGGAAAATAAGATTGAGTACCTGATTCCAGTATGCGAGGAAGTTTTTTTTATTTCTCGGTTTTATACAGAGCTCAGTGATTTCTGCCATTTATTCTTAGACCCACTGGAAAAACTATCCGCACTGCATAATAAATATAAGTTCACTCAACTTTGCCAAAATTGCCAGATAAAAGTCCCTTTCACTTGCTTGCTAAAATCAAATGAAGATAAAGATTTAATACCTAATGAAAATATAGTATTAAAACCAATTTTTTCTCGTTTTGGATCATTTGTTTTAATAAAACCCAATGCAAAACAGATCAGAGAGTTGAGCTTGCATGTTCCTTATGTTGCGCAAGTTTTTATTCCCGGCATAGAGTATTGTTGTTATGCTATTGCTCATCAAGGAAAGCTACTAACACATGCCATTTACCATCCTAAATATACGGCAGGTTCATCAGCTGGTATTTATTTCGAACCTAAAAAACTAGAATCTATAGATAAATTTTTATATGAATTTATTGAAAAGATTAAGTTCACAGGCCAAATTAGTTTTGACTTCATTAATGCTAGTGATGGTTTATATGTGATTGAGTGTAATCCAAGGGCCACAAGTGGTCTACATCTGATAGCTAATCAAGTCAACTGGAAGAAAATTTTTGAAGGACAGCCTCAAGAAATAGAATTTTTTAATAAGCCAAAAATGTTGAGACTAGCAATGTTGTTGTATGGCACAAAAAAAATATTTAGCAAAAATAGAAAAAAATTTATTCTGGACTACAGTAATGCAACAGATGTTATACAAACCTCCCAAGACCCATGGATCGAGTTAAAGCTAATATTTTCATTCGCTGAATTTTTTTTTAAAGGAATTAAATTGAAAAAATTCTTTAAAAATGTAACTACAGACGATATTGAATGGAATGGAGAGGAGTTATGA
- a CDS encoding cupin-like domain-containing protein, whose protein sequence is MKLNRIDSLSLRLPYLLKLKFNLLFTIEHFFGQKFTNKFLFESRLRLKNQIGELLSVNNYRGKGVPITEISDLSPQQFYAYNFLPGIPVVFKGVAKNWSACKEWDFDYFSNNFGKEPVIFVNHEVYGSASNKSDFEISSLEEYIKSINDVNDQRYARFHPLLDRHPELKEYLNLRWLKERMMQKFFSGFIFNVLFIGKSGSTTNCHNEGNDNLFLQVYGKKKWYLWPPDYLYAFHPRANRSPAKYCDINPENPQIREYLGYENLDYYETELEEGDILYVPSYTWHYTKNITPSIGVGTRWTSLKNNFRRSPLLCILEFLNTNPSLFSVFSSKNEFDFNKIILKSMGYKDHDINQKMGCKNIHNN, encoded by the coding sequence ATGAAGCTTAATAGAATAGATTCATTGTCGTTGCGATTACCCTACTTACTTAAATTAAAGTTTAATTTACTATTTACTATAGAACATTTTTTCGGACAAAAATTTACAAATAAGTTTTTATTCGAATCAAGATTAAGACTGAAGAATCAAATAGGTGAACTTTTATCTGTAAATAATTATAGAGGAAAAGGCGTGCCTATCACCGAAATTTCTGATTTATCACCACAACAGTTTTATGCGTATAATTTCCTTCCAGGTATTCCTGTGGTTTTTAAAGGAGTGGCTAAAAACTGGTCGGCGTGTAAAGAATGGGACTTTGATTACTTCTCAAACAATTTTGGGAAAGAGCCTGTGATATTTGTAAATCATGAAGTTTATGGAAGTGCATCTAATAAGTCAGATTTTGAAATTTCATCTCTGGAAGAATATATCAAATCAATCAATGACGTAAATGATCAGCGTTATGCAAGATTTCATCCGTTATTGGATAGACATCCTGAGTTAAAAGAATACTTAAACTTGCGATGGTTAAAAGAAAGAATGATGCAGAAATTTTTTAGCGGATTTATATTCAATGTTTTATTTATTGGAAAGTCGGGTTCTACTACAAATTGTCATAATGAGGGTAATGATAATTTGTTTCTACAGGTATATGGAAAAAAGAAATGGTATCTTTGGCCCCCAGATTATTTGTATGCTTTTCATCCGAGAGCCAATAGAAGTCCTGCAAAGTATTGTGACATTAATCCAGAAAACCCTCAGATTAGAGAATATTTGGGATATGAAAATCTTGATTACTATGAAACAGAGCTAGAAGAAGGGGACATTCTCTATGTTCCATCTTATACATGGCATTATACAAAAAACATTACACCTTCAATTGGAGTTGGGACCCGCTGGACCTCTTTAAAAAACAATTTTAGGCGATCCCCATTGTTGTGTATTTTAGAATTTCTTAATACAAATCCCTCGTTATTTTCAGTCTTCTCTAGTAAAAATGAGTTTGATTTTAATAAAATAATACTTAAGTCTATGGGGTATAAGGACCATGATATAAATCAGAAAATGGGCTGCAAGAATATTCACAACAATTAG
- a CDS encoding glycosyltransferase family 88 protein: MPYKFNPHRHVKIWLSKEADLFMPIENRMNLVEMRQKNPSDEIYLVYDNRLLSKKEEINLQEFCVCNEIKPINVVSDIEPNCKTIQEKELLDCYQKEIAAIGKGGNLAAASDILRWIGEVYNLGTYTDFDIKVDTHLLPNNINVDFPLLLNIGSVSIRGANILSLNNDVIAVVNSDAALSNIQSIQNGILNSYQNHDENFSYSTYLDDCIKKIEEVIPIFLVNFLKNLANLQINAMAELDAIQNESEEKWLTPIDIRAKLENEKKHLPEKFINRVFRVLGLSPEINAESLRIYFRNKTGWLAWLTMPQNEYNAMRERIVFDDNTLCNIMVEEVYNALYMQTVIASTGPSVVLPALFKKHSLNDTLRPYTFKCYGLESAFQLDSALPLDASFCKSMATLAACDKPSEIRHLSWTGRGHAAQKLREELIKTEFDKLPQEFLELKENIQYHITRIEADLNGTFSFYRESARHAKINALKKILSALDGDHDKLLDVESLAKELHDFDNKYPGFDASLGKSKTQALIEKFKKNIFFAVSCERSGMGRVMLKRDSSSEDSWPIASLLTS, encoded by the coding sequence ATGCCATATAAATTTAATCCACATCGGCATGTTAAAATTTGGCTGAGCAAAGAAGCAGATCTATTTATGCCGATTGAAAATCGGATGAATCTTGTAGAAATGCGCCAGAAGAATCCTTCTGATGAAATTTATCTAGTTTATGATAATCGACTGCTCTCTAAAAAGGAAGAAATTAATTTACAGGAATTCTGTGTCTGTAATGAAATTAAGCCAATTAATGTTGTATCGGATATTGAGCCAAACTGTAAAACAATTCAAGAAAAGGAATTATTGGATTGCTATCAAAAGGAAATAGCGGCCATAGGCAAGGGTGGTAATCTTGCCGCAGCTAGTGATATTTTGCGTTGGATTGGTGAAGTCTATAATTTGGGGACCTATACTGATTTTGATATTAAAGTTGATACTCACTTACTTCCTAATAATATAAATGTAGACTTCCCACTTCTCTTAAATATAGGTAGTGTTTCTATTAGAGGAGCTAATATCCTTAGTCTTAATAATGATGTAATTGCTGTAGTGAATTCTGATGCTGCTCTTAGTAATATTCAATCTATTCAAAACGGCATTCTTAATTCTTATCAAAACCATGATGAAAATTTTTCTTACAGCACCTATCTTGATGATTGCATTAAAAAAATAGAGGAAGTGATCCCTATTTTCTTGGTTAATTTTCTAAAAAATTTAGCTAACTTGCAGATCAATGCTATGGCTGAATTGGATGCTATACAAAATGAATCAGAGGAGAAGTGGCTAACTCCCATAGATATACGTGCAAAATTAGAAAATGAGAAAAAGCATCTACCAGAAAAATTTATAAATCGTGTCTTTAGAGTTTTGGGATTATCTCCTGAAATTAATGCAGAAAGTTTGCGTATTTACTTTAGGAATAAAACAGGGTGGTTAGCATGGCTTACCATGCCACAGAATGAATATAATGCGATGCGTGAAAGAATAGTTTTTGATGATAATACACTTTGTAATATTATGGTTGAGGAGGTATATAATGCTCTATATATGCAAACTGTCATTGCTTCAACAGGCCCCTCAGTGGTATTACCGGCGCTTTTTAAGAAGCACTCTCTTAATGATACGCTACGACCATATACTTTTAAATGTTATGGTTTGGAATCGGCTTTTCAACTAGACAGTGCTCTGCCTTTAGACGCGTCATTTTGTAAGTCAATGGCAACTCTTGCGGCTTGTGATAAGCCTAGTGAAATAAGACATCTTTCTTGGACTGGCCGTGGACATGCTGCTCAAAAATTACGAGAAGAATTAATAAAAACAGAGTTTGATAAATTACCTCAGGAATTTTTGGAACTAAAAGAAAATATTCAATATCATATAACAAGGATCGAAGCGGATTTAAACGGTACCTTTAGTTTTTATAGAGAAAGTGCAAGGCATGCTAAAATTAATGCTTTAAAAAAAATTTTAAGTGCTTTGGATGGCGATCATGATAAGCTGCTTGATGTAGAGTCTCTTGCCAAAGAACTACACGATTTCGACAACAAATATCCAGGTTTTGATGCTTCTTTAGGGAAAAGTAAAACTCAAGCCTTAATAGAGAAGTTTAAAAAGAATATCTTTTTTGCCGTAAGTTGTGAGAGGTCGGGCATGGGTAGGGTTATGCTAAAAAGAGACTCTTCTAGCGAAGACTCTTGGCCTATTGCAAGCCTACTTACTTCTTGA